The window ATTATGCGCGAGCGCCCAACACCGGCAGCAAGGGTTGCCAGATCTGAGTACCAAAGCTAACCCAGTAACCCTACCCTCGAAATATGCCCCCATaccaaaaatacatattttatagtcactattatgcattatattttGACTGTGTAGATTAGTATTAATCATAAAAACAGTCTGTTGTCATAAAGGAGTTTGCAGGAGCTCAAAGGGTTCCTACCAGTGCTGCTTCCTCCCAAAAATCTTTCATCAGCAAGTCTCATCATCATCTTGCTCAGTTTTAACATGGTAGCATATAAAATAGGTAAAATATTTCGATACAATCGCTGAAGAATTGGCCGAAGTGCATGTTTCTTTTGGATTGAGACGCAGTGCTTCTGTCCGACATGTTGTGGTTGAAAAATAATAGCACCTTTTAGGTGCTTCGTATCTTAATTCCATGGTAAAATTACAGACTTGGCAACCTGGCTGGCAGAACCcatgtaatggttttaaaatgAACACATGGAGTTCTCTATGCAGCTGATTGGTGACTTTTTCCTTATGCATCTGTTTTATGCACTGTTCTGTAGGCCTATAGGTAGGCTATGCTTTGGATGTTGgagaaaatataaaagataCACAAATGAAAACGTGTGATAGTGATACAATAAActatgactgtttttgcttaTGATTTCTTGTCAAAACACCCTGCTTCGCTCACATACAATTGGTTATATGACTGTAAAAGCCACCTTcccaccttaaaataaaaaagtagccAATTAATCAGTGTATATTTGAAAGTTTTTCTGGCCCAATTAGAGTTTAGTAGCCAAGGTGCAAGTAATGACTGGTCCAATCAGCCTGTACTATAATAGCTATTACAGTAATAGTGACATAACTGTTAGAGGAAGGCATGTGTCCTATTTATTCACATGTTAACATGTGAAGAGTCTATTCTGCTAATAGGTGAGAAATTAAAGCAAACTGTCACTAAGGGGATTCAAAGCATTGAATACTCCAGCTTAGACCTCTCTCATGAGTGCATCCTGGCTATGGTTAACAGTCTTGGGTGTGACCTTTCCAGTTGTAGGGGGCAACAATGCAAGCAACACGTCAGGAAAGAACAGAAATAATCCCTTAATCCATTTTGTGTCATGCAGTTAGAGAGGTCAGACAAGGTCAGAGAGACCTTGAGCAAAATATCCAATGACATGCATGGGAGACAAGAAACTTGCCACCACTGGAAACTTTGGGGATGGCCTTCGTGATGCAGTTTTGGTACACAGTACTAAAAAATTCCCATGCCACAAGCCAGCAATAGAGGCGTGATATAGACACATTTACGTCAACTCGTCTCATTTCATTTTTGCAGAACTCTCTTTGGCAGAGAAGCAAGATGAATTTGAAGAATTTGAAAGAGCAGACATAAATGTATCTGGCGAATCTCAGGGCTTTAAGCGTGACCTCCAGTGTGCAAAAAGCACAAAACAGTGGCAGACTAGAGTGCAGAACCAGATGTACAGCATGATGGAAGAAATCACACTGAATGTCACTGACAAATTcatcatttatgtattttttctttctttctgagaCTGCTAGTTACAAACTGTGAGGGAGAGCATTAATTGTCCAAACTGTCTTgagtaaaaaatgaacttaGAACCAGAATGTGAAAAGTGTAAGTCTCTATCACTTATAGCCATTGAGTCAATTTTAACGAACTGGTGGATGGAGGAGTACAAGAAAGAAACTTCTGAATAATAAATTGTTTCGTTTACCATATACATTGTTTGCTTATTGGACAATTGTCAGAACCTGCAGAGAGTGTTGATAATTGCCTGTCATTTTGTTTGCATGTCAGTCTGATTTTCAAAGGCAGGTCACAACTAGCACTGTAACTAcagacaagaaagaaaaaaaggaaggcCCATGGAGATACAATTTCATGTTCAGTATTTCACACAATGAAGGACAAATAGATGTACTTTGCTCTAATTTGAGTGGGAAAACACTAAAGCATTAGACATTAGACCTAATGGCATAATGTAAACTGAATAAATTGTCACTGTGAACAAATATGTTAGGTTTATGGTCAGTGTTGTGGGTAACGCATTACGTAACGCGAGTAACGTAATCAGATTAGGCctactttttcaagtaactagtaaagtaatgtacttttaaatttacaagaaaatatctgagatactttttaaaataagtattgcatgttactttgttttcccatttattcactgacatTTCTCCTGTCCTCGTGTTGAAAAATTGAGAGTGAGGTGCAGAGGCATTTCCTTCAGGCTGAGGCTTATTAATTTTACTTTTGGTGTGAAAAAGGGCctttacatttgccaaaaattacttctttctttttttaaatacataagcaagcccagcccagCTGATAAAAAGTGAAACAAAAGTAACATAACGCATTACTTTACAAAAAGCAACTAAGTAATGCAATTaagtacctttttttttatttttatagagtAATGCAAcattgtaatgcgttacttttaaaagtaaatttccccaacactggacaGACTCGAGACGTTTGGAGGTACTAGAATTTTCAGGGAACATATTCCAAATTCAGACACATTTCAAACCTTGAAAGCATAACAgataaaattaagttttttcaaACTTTATACAGACCATGTGTTCAGCCTTCCTGACAAACAGGTCGGGATTTCTCTTTAAGAAAAAGTCAAATAGTCACCTGCACTTGTTGCCAACTTTGTATATATCTTTCTTATTCATTCACACATAATTTCATAGAATCAAACACTCCAGAGAAAAAAACTTTATTGCCTACCTCAGGTAATCAAGAGGTTGTGCAAACGTTAACATCAAAAGGTTGTTAATTTATGCTAAAACATTCTCACAGGACAAAGCACACAATACATGAAACATCATGGCTTTTGAAGCAAGTTACAGTATTGCTTTAATGTTGATCAGTGCATGCAGCCTGCATGAAATACAAATTTCCATGAGAACTTTGACAGTTCTTCAGACTTTACAAAGTGCACATCATTTTAAGAATGATGATGAATGTGATATGTCAGTTGGGCTTTGTACTCTTCACAGTCCCAACTTTTATTGCAAACACTGAACACACATATTTCCATATCAAAAAGTACTACAAACAATAATTTAACCAATAtgcaaattatgtatttttcttttgataTTAATTTACACCGAGATCCCAGGTGTATgtgtttattaaaatagttcattaTGATGAGAGGATACAACTTTAAAAAGGTCAAAGGGTGAAGTGTGTATGGCCTGTGAACATGTGAGGCATGTCGACAGATGAAGGCTGGCCTCAGTGCTGGAATTATCCAGGTGACTCTGAACATCCTGGAATTTGAGTCTTTTCCTCGCAGGCTGTGCTGTGGGCCGGTGGCTCTGCGGTGTCTAttataagatcttctgtagtaTGGAATTAGGCACTTCAAGTGTTTCATCCCTCACCAGAACTATATCGTAAGAGTCCATATACTTTTCTAACTGATCCTCTACCTGTGAAATACAACAAAACCTTATCAGTGAAATGAACTAAACAACTGTCCTGTTTTGAGCAATGAGAAAAGAAATCAGTACCTTATCATTAAGAAAGCCGATTTTGAGCATGTTCTCTATGTTGGGCACACCATCTGCCATGGTGAGATCACCGAGAGAGTCTCCTAGCAGAATAATGTTTCCATTGTCCTTCAGCTGTTTGAAATACTCTGTGTTCCTCAGGGCACCGTCATGCTTGTTGTAAACATGGATCAGCTCTCCTTTAAAGCCTTTCAGAACCCCCTGCAAGACAATACAGAAGATCCTGATTGCCAGATGATCATCACTGAGCTCAATTAAAGCTGTGTTTAAGAGTAAGACAAACCGGTGATATTTATAAAAGCTTTGAGACTCACATTATCATCAAAGTCCATGAAGTTGGACACAACTTTGACGTTGGTGTGGTAGACGCCAGCTTGTCTGATAATTTCCTCCAGCACATCTCCCAGGCCGGCGGAAAAAATGAACATAGGAACGTTGTGCTGGTGCAGCCTGTCAAAGAACTGCTCGTACCCTTCCCTGTCACATGCGACCAAACACATGCTAAAGATCAGATCCGGCAACATCTTTAGGAGATTAATAGTGCTTTTGGTGTAGTAAAATGATACCACAGCTGCTGCAATTCTAATGCAAGTTTATTTGGTATTCAGAGTGAAAGTTGTGAAAACCTCTTGATGTGAGTGGAAATGTTCGTACCTTAGACAGACATCCGACTCTCTCACCACCTCTGGAAGTTTGCCCTTCTGCAATCTCTGTTCTACCAATAACGTGTGAGACTTAAAATACCTGAGGAAAATAGACCAAATTTGTTTAACAAAGCATTCTGAAAGATGATttcatgtgtgtttatttgcatgtgTGGTCACTCACCACTCCACCATAAATGGATATTTCTCCTCCATGGTCAGATGTGGGTCAATCTCTATTGGATAATACGTCTCCTTTAGTTGAAGCAGctggaaaataaaatttttagcATGTAAATCATACAACTTTATACAAACTTTTATACACTCACGTTTTATTGAAGAAAAACTAAAGAAAATTATATACCTTCTTTCTACATTCTTCTGTCACCAGCTTGCAGTTGTCAATAATATCTGAAAAAGCAAAATGTACAGATCACAGGATCTGATATGTTTtagtgtgatttaaaaaaatttatcagTCAATTCAGTGTCATCAAAATTTATATCCCGACAGAACAGGTTATTGCGAAATTGGACATCCATAAATTgtaacataaaagaaaatacccTCCTATTATCAAGAAAAATGTTgacatatatacagtgccctccaaaagtattggaacagtaaagacaaaattgctctgttggctgtggattcaagacatttacaaatatgattaaaagatgaatatgtgtcatggtgcacacagcagggaggaacgaggaacacggagacgaggagtaacttcaaaataatagtctttaatggtgacatcaggacagggcaagacaaggcaaggttcacacagacaggaacaccggggaataacgagtagaccagacgacaactaactaaacaggcaggaactaaatacacatgacaattactgataataactaaaacacagctggacaacacttaactaataatcacactaaacaaggacaggaacatgaccaaatatggaaacaagaggcaggaacacactaaataatagcttttaatcttttatatctgccttatgttcaactgtcccaatacttatgctcacatcaatgattgggatgaactctaaaagtgctgttctttttatttggtaaaacatgtatgtgttgaaacggctaataataaaatgtgacattctgtagttttgtttcatattcatcttttcatcatatttgcaaatgtctagactccacagccaacagagcaattttgtcttcactgttccaatactaaaacaaaacaaaaaaactcttaCAAAATTGAATTGCTTGTAAGAGTCTTCTATGGTGTTATACTTTTAagatatcatttatttcatgtATAGTAACCCTCTtagaatattttgtttattgacTAAATTGTTGTGCTCTTTGttgcaaaataaaatgatgataaaaatgggctattttttttttactcactaTGACATGTTGGGCAACGTTTTCCATTGACAGCAAACTTGCTTAACGTCATATCAAAATCTGTGATGATCTGAAGAACAGAAGGAGAGTCAGTCAGCAGATCCAAGGTGGACACCATGAGTCATTAGACCTAGTCACAGACTAATACATCAGCATTATAAAGCAATAGTGAATAGTGACCATGTTAACACAACAAGTGTGTTTTTATTCAGTGCATAACACTAGTAATGTGACAGCAGTTGTATGATAGACAGATGGCCTAATAAAGCACAGGGAGGAGACGGTGTTTGTACCTGCAGTTTCGATGCTCCACCTTTAATGAGACTGCAGATAATCTGCTCCACCCTCTCAGGGTCTCTGATGTGAACTGTGCTCTTCTCAAATTCTGGCATCTGCAGAAACACAAATACAGAAAGAACCAATGAGATTAAGCGGTTCAGTGGCATGCTTAATTATTCCCTCCCCTCTCCTTAATGCTGTGCTGATATCACTGCAGAGAGGGAGGAGCCAGAAGAGGGCAGACGCCGAAGTCTCTCACCAGTAAAGGAGAAAAAGATATTAGCTTGAGTCTTATGGAAGAAATCCACTGAGGCGGAAGAAAATGACTGTGATATATCAAAGGTAAAACTTTACAACTTACATCTCTGAGTTACAATTCTGTAATAACCAAATTATTACagaattatgatttaaaaatcaaattcataattatttaaatgttctgTAATGCATTCTAATGTTTCGAAAGcctttttttgtattataattaatgtgttcatgctttgactgcaatataaatatatcttagAGACTGGTTTCTGTATACAGGTAAACAGGTTTAATATAGGTTTGTAACTGTAATTCTGACAGTGTTGACATGTCATTTGTCACTGTGAAGGTTGAGTCCCTCCTCGTCTCTATTCCAAAAATACAGTGGACAACATACCCCGAGTACACTGGATGTACTTGTGATCTACCCCTACCCCCATCTCATGCCTTCCAGATGGTAATCAGATCCCTCATATTTACAAGGCCGAAGAAGATAATGATTGTACAGGTTTTGAAACTAATTTTAAGTTTACCAAACTCTCCCAGAGAAATGCTGAACAACCCATTCAAGAAGTACTACAACGAACACTTATAGTCAACCATAATGACCACTGCAAGAGGTACTTTTGAGTAAAACATGCCAATTTTGCTGCTGAGTTTGTTCTGATCCAAATGACAAGCATGCAAGAACATCCACACATCAAATAAATGGTCATAGTGAAGACAGACTTTTATCACATAATGCTGACCCCATAAACATTTACCGTGTGACACAAGTATATAAACATATGTATTAATAGCATGTAAGCGTACCTTTTCCTCTTCCAGGCGTTGTGTCAAACACAGAAGAAAATGTTTCTTGTCTGACACACACTTATATAGTCCTGGCACACAGGGGGCGTTGCCACAAAATTGATAAGACCCCATAATCTAAACCCCCACAGGGAACCACATGACACAAACAGCCATTTtaagtacacacacaaacaaacaaaaacaaacaacacatcCAAAAAAATTTGGTAATGAAAGATGAAGCACAGGTGCAGTTTGGAGTGTTTTTTAACACTAAATATCAACCTTAAAAAAAGGAAGTCAAACagtatattgtgtatatacataaactaaatTATGCTGACTGAAGGACTAAAGTTATCTCCTTGAGTCTGAATGTTTGGCATGTGTGGATTGTGTGGCTCAATGAGGTCAGGGTTTGACAGCTCTACTCTGCATTGAGGTATTTCACAATGTAAGAA is drawn from Onychostoma macrolepis isolate SWU-2019 chromosome 16, ASM1243209v1, whole genome shotgun sequence and contains these coding sequences:
- the nt5c3a gene encoding cytosolic 5'-nucleotidase 3 isoform X3 is translated as MNQINQSSYEMPEFEKSTVHIRDPERVEQIICSLIKGGASKLQIITDFDMTLSKFAVNGKRCPTCHNIIDNCKLVTEECRKKLLQLKETYYPIEIDPHLTMEEKYPFMVEWYFKSHTLLVEQRLQKGKLPEVVRESDVCLREGYEQFFDRLHQHNVPMFIFSAGLGDVLEEIIRQAGVYHTNVKVVSNFMDFDDNGVLKGFKGELIHVYNKHDGALRNTEYFKQLKDNGNIILLGDSLGDLTMADGVPNIENMLKIGFLNDKVEDQLEKYMDSYDIVLVRDETLEVPNSILQKIL
- the nt5c3a gene encoding cytosolic 5'-nucleotidase 3 isoform X1, which produces MDRNAVVKVGAMASATMCALFGGVVFAQYIFTKKQRAGKKTKIIEMMPEFEKSTVHIRDPERVEQIICSLIKGGASKLQIITDFDMTLSKFAVNGKRCPTCHNIIDNCKLVTEECRKKLLQLKETYYPIEIDPHLTMEEKYPFMVEWYFKSHTLLVEQRLQKGKLPEVVRESDVCLREGYEQFFDRLHQHNVPMFIFSAGLGDVLEEIIRQAGVYHTNVKVVSNFMDFDDNGVLKGFKGELIHVYNKHDGALRNTEYFKQLKDNGNIILLGDSLGDLTMADGVPNIENMLKIGFLNDKVEDQLEKYMDSYDIVLVRDETLEVPNSILQKIL
- the nt5c3a gene encoding cytosolic 5'-nucleotidase 3 isoform X2, which encodes MGSYQFCGNAPCVPGLYKCVSDKKHFLLCLTQRLEEEKMPEFEKSTVHIRDPERVEQIICSLIKGGASKLQIITDFDMTLSKFAVNGKRCPTCHNIIDNCKLVTEECRKKLLQLKETYYPIEIDPHLTMEEKYPFMVEWYFKSHTLLVEQRLQKGKLPEVVRESDVCLREGYEQFFDRLHQHNVPMFIFSAGLGDVLEEIIRQAGVYHTNVKVVSNFMDFDDNGVLKGFKGELIHVYNKHDGALRNTEYFKQLKDNGNIILLGDSLGDLTMADGVPNIENMLKIGFLNDKVEDQLEKYMDSYDIVLVRDETLEVPNSILQKIL